A region of Pseudomonadota bacterium DNA encodes the following proteins:
- a CDS encoding PEP-utilizing enzyme has translation MAEAKKFPYAEEVKLPPELAGWEEMYAPQRLFSEDRSEWEKGHFWFQDKIHAPEPMYPLDDIFQEAWQIALSGYTTRVFCIPPAQGIAQRMLGCYMYITALEPPPPEIIGEKAALFGKRVPYVFQNYEGKLWPAWYEKFSALGKEMKALKIPKEFPKYVPDDEVFPAPRGYTDGYLLIEAFNTIVSQMFKAWQFHFEYLNLAYLAYLMFVDTAKKLFPGIKESTIGKMVAGADVSMFRPEEELCRLSRLAVAQRPVNNILKKNISADEKIKELKSTEAGRVWLEELERIKDPWFFVSCGSGWFHYEGSWITKMDVPFSYMKSYVERLEKGEKIERSLTAISEERDRIVAEYKALIKTEDDQKSFSDAYNVVRSIYRYAEDHLFWVEHWLHTIWFEKIREFGNILTKYGVLGKTDDIFLFNRFEVPMLIEDLVTTWALGEGAPTRGKYWQEKAAKRQKILNAAKNWVPVLALGVPPEEISEPFTVMLWGVTTDSVQQWLKGGTVEAGDVNELKGFASSAGVVEGPARVLKLLEDIVKLQEGEIVVCPCTNPSWAPVFTKIKAAVTDIGGLTSHAAIVSREYGLPSVTGTGVATSVIKTGDIIRVDGTAGTVTIVKRA, from the coding sequence AAGTAAAGTTACCACCGGAATTGGCAGGCTGGGAGGAGATGTATGCACCCCAGCGTTTATTCAGTGAGGATAGATCTGAGTGGGAGAAGGGACATTTCTGGTTTCAGGACAAAATCCACGCACCTGAGCCTATGTATCCCCTCGACGATATATTCCAGGAGGCCTGGCAGATCGCTCTCTCCGGGTATACGACGAGGGTTTTTTGCATCCCTCCGGCCCAGGGCATAGCCCAGAGGATGCTGGGTTGCTACATGTATATCACGGCGTTAGAGCCACCACCTCCAGAGATAATCGGGGAAAAGGCAGCATTATTTGGAAAAAGGGTGCCCTATGTCTTTCAGAACTACGAAGGAAAGCTCTGGCCCGCTTGGTATGAGAAGTTCTCAGCCCTGGGGAAGGAGATGAAAGCGCTCAAGATTCCAAAAGAATTTCCCAAGTATGTCCCTGACGACGAGGTTTTCCCCGCACCGAGGGGATACACTGACGGCTACCTTTTGATCGAGGCATTCAATACTATCGTGAGCCAAATGTTCAAGGCGTGGCAGTTCCACTTCGAGTATCTGAACCTGGCCTACCTTGCCTATCTCATGTTTGTGGACACCGCAAAAAAGTTATTCCCGGGGATTAAAGAAAGCACTATCGGTAAGATGGTTGCAGGGGCTGATGTATCCATGTTCCGCCCGGAAGAAGAGTTATGCAGGCTAAGCAGATTAGCTGTGGCACAACGGCCTGTTAATAACATTCTTAAGAAGAATATATCTGCTGACGAGAAGATAAAAGAATTGAAGAGCACAGAGGCTGGCAGGGTATGGCTTGAAGAGCTTGAGAGGATAAAGGATCCATGGTTTTTTGTATCCTGCGGGAGTGGGTGGTTCCACTACGAAGGGAGCTGGATAACCAAGATGGACGTGCCCTTCAGTTATATGAAGAGCTACGTGGAAAGGCTTGAGAAAGGGGAAAAGATAGAGAGGTCGCTTACAGCAATTTCGGAAGAGAGGGATAGGATTGTTGCTGAGTATAAGGCTCTCATTAAGACGGAAGATGACCAGAAGTCCTTTAGCGATGCCTACAACGTTGTGAGGTCCATATATAGATATGCCGAAGACCATCTTTTCTGGGTTGAGCACTGGCTCCATACCATATGGTTTGAAAAGATCAGGGAATTTGGAAATATACTCACAAAATACGGTGTTCTCGGAAAAACAGATGATATTTTCCTTTTCAACAGATTCGAAGTGCCTATGCTGATTGAAGACCTGGTAACTACTTGGGCGTTGGGCGAAGGCGCGCCAACAAGAGGGAAGTACTGGCAGGAAAAGGCTGCGAAGCGGCAGAAAATACTCAACGCAGCGAAAAACTGGGTTCCTGTGCTTGCGCTCGGAGTGCCGCCTGAGGAGATATCTGAGCCCTTTACCGTTATGCTGTGGGGTGTAACAACAGATTCAGTGCAACAATGGTTGAAAGGCGGGACCGTTGAAGCGGGTGATGTCAACGAGCTTAAAGGGTTTGCCTCATCAGCAGGGGTTGTTGAAGGGCCAGCGAGAGTGCTGAAGCTGCTCGAAGACATCGTCAAGTTGCAGGAAGGCGAGATCGTAGTGTGTCCCTGTACAAATCCATCGTGGGCTCCTGTGTTCACAAAGATAAAGGCTGCGGTGACGGATATCGGAGGCCTCACGTCCCATGCGGCAATTGTGTCGAGGGAATATGGTCTGCCTTCGGTCACAGGCACCGGTGTTGCCACATCCGTCATAAAGACAGGTGATATCATCAGGGTAGATGGTACTGCGGGTACGGTGACTATCGTGAAGAGGGCATAG